The following nucleotide sequence is from Hevea brasiliensis isolate MT/VB/25A 57/8 chromosome 7, ASM3005281v1, whole genome shotgun sequence.
TAAGTACTTTTCAATTTTATCTTAGTCTTTATGTATATTGTAACGGTAAGATATTCATAATAGATACATTTAAATATTACTTATTGCCTTTTGAGGTGTTTGTTTTCGACTGATAATGGTAGCATTTGTTGGAGCTACTTACCGTAAGTctgcattaaaaaaaatttaaataagttATACTCCTAGCATTATTTAATATGATGGTAATCAGCTCAAATTATtgcattatttaatataattactgCATTATGATTTATTTCATACATTTTTTTATGCTCTCTTTTGTTTATGtcttaaataaaaataatggCTCGATAATGCGCACTCCAAAAAGAATTGTTAGTCAACAACAACGGGCAAGCGTACatggtttaattaggaatttgatTAATCTACCTATGGAAGTAACACCCTCAACTCCAAGAGATTACCTACTCTGCATTGTTAAGCATATGATAAGGGTGAATGGGCTAATTCAACAAATCATATGGGAATGAGAGCTATTAACAGATAAACCTAGATATTTGGCTTTAATGTCAGCTTTTAATTGTGTCCACGATAAAGGTATACTTGACCGTGTATGGTGAAAATTAAAACCTAACCGTACCTCATCATATTTACTACTTCTTAAAGGATTTGTCAAAGAATATGCTAGTTGGGTCACTACAAGGACAATGTGTCGGGCTAGTGGTATAAAAATGTGTGATAGTAACAAACATACTCTGGTAAAGCCCAGTTTAACTAAAATCAACTACACATTGGAGAAAGATCTTTATGACTAGCTAATTAGATCATGTCCTATAAATCAAATAGTCAGACTGACCTAATTACTTGTAATATTGTAACTAATATTTATAGGTTTGTTGATGTAACAAACAATGTTGTACTTTTATCTTTGCATTGACTATGTAATGCAGACTTATTAATTAATGCATTGAATGAGAAATGTTTATTTATACCATTTAATACGTGCATTAAATATTTTTGTTACCATTCATGTATTATTTATTGTATAAGGAAAATATGTGCATTGTTGTACCTGTCAAAATACAAATAGAAAATGTATATTTCATATAATGAATAAGTATGGCTAATTAACAAACAAGAAGAGATTACATTGtgccaggtccaattgatctagaGCTTCTATGACTCCAGTCACAACACCGTTCTGAAGGGATTTGGACTGGTACAATGGAGCATGAGGTGCTTACGTGTAGGAGGCAAGGGAACATATTGCATGCTGACATTGATGACCGAATTGTTCCTCATCTCCATGATTCTAGATTTATTGGAATTGCTAGATTAGAATTTTTTTCCCTTGACTGGCACCTTATTAGTGCCTTTATAGAGTGATGGCGATCGGAAACTCATACATTTATGATGCCAATTGGTGAGTGCACAATCAGTCTTCAAGTTGTTGGCTTATCACCGGATTGCCAATACATGGTTCTGCTGTAACTGGAATGTCACGAGCCGACTGGCTAGAAGTTTGTGAGCTCTTGTTGGGAGCTAGATGACCTCCGAAAATGATCCGAGGACATACATTAAAATTATCATGGCTAACTGATGAGTTTGGAGCTATTCCACATCAAGCTTATGATTTAACAGTGTTATGGCATGCAAGAGCATTCATATTACAACTCATGTGTGCTCGATATTTCCCGACAAGACAAACTCATGTGTGAACTTGATGTTCTTACCCCTATTAGAAGGCTTAAGGGAAGCTGCGACATACAGTTGGGGTGGAACTTGCTTAGCCTTCCTTTATCGTGAGCTTTGTCGTGTTGCAGTTACTGAAGCAAAGGAGATTTCAGGACCCCTGTTCATATTGCAAATCTGGGCCTGAAAAAGATTTAAAATAATCTCTCCATCAATAAGAGATCCATCGGCACCTCATGATGCACCCCTAGGTGCTAGTTATGtaactaaatttatattttttttccattAAACAATCAAAAAATTGGTgtttattgcattacattttaaattttcttatcaaCTAACAAGTGGAGTAGAGCTCGACAGATCACTGAAGTTACAACCCATGTACTATAATAAATTTGGTACAATCTTGATCAGATGCGACCTGAAGATGTAAATCAGAATTCTCAAAATTTGACTTAAAATAGTGTTATATTTTTTTCCTATATTTATAATCACTTTATGTTTTGCAAATTTAATACTTCATGTTTTGCTCATATTCACTTGCAGATTATATGGGAACCATATAATAAGGAATTGTCGGATGAGCTGCCCGATATGTGCATACAGAGCCATCCCATATGGAAGGCAGTTGTGCCATTAATTTGCTTCCATATTATTGAACTGTAACAccaaaccaggctctgataccacaaatgtaatggcccggcccattagtgatattgtccgctctgggctgaagccctcacggttttaaaacgcgtcactaggggttacgaaccaccaacttataaacccagcatctctcccgtgttttgtcgatgtgggatttgcctagggtgttacaattgaaCGGCACCAGCCTGATAGAGTGATGAGGCAGTTTGGTTTAGCCCAACCTATTCCACAACGACCGATGCAAACAGATGAGTTACATGAGATTACTCTTCAATTTAGTGAGAGTAATTGGGTGCACCACCATGCGACGTACATTAATCGTTGGAATAGGCGAGAACAATACATTGTTCAAGGGCAAGAAATGGCACAACCACTCCACAATCATTCTGAATATATGGAGTAGTATCGTCGAGTTGCAAGACGTTGGATCTCAATAAGTGGAGCTACCATTGGTTGTGTGGTAATCATTTACAATACGtattttttcattattaaatacttagtaataataatttttaattttttaacacaAACTATAACATAATACATGGACTTCATATTTTTACAGGAGGATGCAATTGAGGATTGTTTGCTAAAATTACAGAACCCATCAACAGAAAATGCGGTTGAAGTTAAATGTATATTAAGAAAAATGATGATTGCTCTAGAGGAAGAAAGTCAGTTTTCCCAAATGCCACCTCCTCAGTCCGCACCTCAAGCAGCAACCTTTAATGATGAATTAGAAGAGGACCAACCCATCAACCAGCCTGAGCCCTCACATAGAGCAGCACAATATCGATCACATCCTGCTCGATGTCGTCAACATCCAGTGCGTCCAACCTCTCTTTCCGATGATGCTTTGCCCCCCACCTGTCACATTCCACCCTTACTGCATCATATCAGCGCCTGATCATTCTGATCCTATTCCCTCAGCTCTTGCACCGTCTGACCTTGCTCCATCCACTATATTCCAACTATATTCAGAAACTATCCCCACTCATTACACTGGTTGGATGGCTACCCCATCAATGCCTGGCCCATCAGCACCATGGATGTCATATCAAACTCAAATGCAAAACAGAAGCACATTCAACTTTACTGAGAGTCAGCAGCTGCAAACACCATTCAACGGCTTATTTGCTCCATTTGGCAGACCATAAAGCATTGGGCCATCACACTATACTTCAGGTCAATTTAGTGGATATGGGTCAGAATAATACTTTGCACCATATCAGTCTGGTGCTTTGGCCATATTCCATCTGCTGCGGGTCTATTTGGACACCATGAATAAAGTGTTATGCATTATACTGCAGAGGGGGAATCATTAGGACAACATCAAGGGCAACCTAGCCAACCCAAAGATGCATAAGGTCATCTAGCAGAACATCAAGAAGGGGAACAACATCTAGTTCTTCGACCGAGACGACATATACGAAAACCTGGTTGTGGCACATGactgattttaatatttattttcatttatatattaattatgaatAATTCTCTCAAGTTATTTCTCGCTTTAAGTCAATTGCTACAATATGCTAgtaacaatttttatattttttgcacaattaaatttaaaataaaaaaagtaattaaaacCAATGACTATATAATACACAATGCAGCTCACATTTTATTAAAAACTATAAATTTTTTGTTCAGATTGCAATTTAATTTCCTACAAATTTTTAATAACTTAATTTGGCACTAACtgaaaatcaattcagtatctaaattttatattgttATACATGCTAAcacataataaataataatttaatttcttttaaaatttaaatttattaattgctatcaacaaaataaattattcataattataataaaaataaaaattaatattaaagcaacgaattttacttaatttcttattttttatatattacaaatattttgtgaaattataattaaataattttaatttttttaatatgtataaattattataaatttttatgtcAACATGTATGAGTATGGTCTCAGGATACTAATTAAGCTAGCGTGCTGCATAGGGAATACTTTCCATTAATTGCCATCCACTCTCCCCCGTAATTTAGTTTATTGAGACTATTTTCTAGTAATTTGAATTgtacaacatttaatttatttaaatttataaaattaattattcttttaataattacaattcaaatttttattcaaaaaatatagttaaaattatatttttattttataaaactcacatattttgtaaaaaaaattatagtacatatttttttattttttggacAAAATTTCTAGTAATTTGAAATTGTACAATACCcttttacatttaccatttaatttctttaaatatataaaaataattgttttttaaaataattacaatttaaatttttattcaaatataatactttaatatttttattttataaaactaaaatattttctaaaaaattagagtacatattttttgttaatttaatacaGTTACAATTTTAcactttaatattttaaatttacaaaactattatatttaaaaaaatacaaaattactATGTTTAGGTGTGTGTGGCTTGGATAAAATCACTACTATGAGTAGCGTTTTTTACTGTGCTTTGGACAAAATCGCTACTATGAGTAGCGTTTTGGACTGTGTAATTATGGCTACCGTTCTGATATAAAAACACTATCATAAGTAGCGTTTTCAGCATAAAAAAGCTATTATAAGTAGCGTTTTGAGCATTAAAACGCCTGTGATAGTAGTGTCTACGAGGACGCTATTTTAACTAGCGTTTTGGACACTAAAACGCTACTAATACTAGTGTTTTTACATTTACACGCTTTTTTAATTAGAGTCCTAACTTTTCTCACCTCACTCCGGTAATTTTTTCACATCGCAcccaattttgattttttttcttctacAGTAACCTTGTACGGTAAAAAACTCTACTAACATATTTGCATTCATTTCGGTTTTTTATAttgtgttgattttttttttatttgaattgatttGTGCTTTGCATTTTTTATCTTTTGATTTGTGTTTGGCTTGTGAGAATTCAAGAAAATGAGATACAATAACATAACCTTTTGACTTTCTAGAAAGCTAGAGAAAATCTGGAAAgcaatgaaaaattttaaatttgaaaaattaaactAAACCAAACTGatctattttttatttgattcaatttaattatttaaataatttattttgattcaatttttatatttttaagaaatttaatttttaatttattcaattagatTCGATTTTGAACCGAATCAATTAAAAGCTCAACCTTCctgatttgaaatatatatatagagagagagagagagagagggagagagaggccTCCAATGCTAAAAGCCATagcaagaatatatatatatatatatatagagagagagagagagagagagagagagagagagagagaggcctcCAATGCTAAAAGCCATAGCAAGAATGCGAAGCCTTCTGTCTTTTCTACATCGTTTCCTTGAAACTTCACAAAAACAACCGGCATTAATTACAATTCTATTTTTAGGAAAGCATCAACTTATTAATCTCTCCGTCTTATTGTAATAGCTTACAAAGGTTTTTGTACaaagaattaaaataaataattaaataaaattatttttattaaaataaatattaatgattaattaaatatttttgtaatattattgaaatataaaaaattattaaaaagaaaaaatatattaaaaataataatagataaaaaaaaataaagttaaaaaaatacTTTCTTGCTTTTctaaaataacaaataaattgaaataagaaaaatttttccAAATCAAACGAAGAGAGTACGTTGCTATGCTATTTGTCTATCTTGGTTTTTTGTCTAATATTGAATCCACCAAATGTCTTTTTCTGTATCTGTTTTTCTAACTCTAAGCCTTCTTTGATTGCTTAATTGTCCAATGAaaggaaatttaaaataataataataataataaatcaaaagaaaagaaaggaaacttATTTtccattattttaattttacatcGTTAAATGTTACATCAACCTTTCCTTTTTTATCCAGCAatgtttattaaataatataataaggaaTTGGATACTAGAGTTGGTATCGTCATTTAAATAGTTAATTTGGAGTGGTGTGATACATAATAGACATCTGAACCAATGATAAATCGTCTTGCTCATCCTTTCCATCACAATGAGTGGTGGGCTTTGCATTAACCAAGTCCAGTTTCCGATTAACTGCTCTGTAAACATGTCACATTTCGATCTAAATTAAATCAGCagaaattattgagcaaatttatGCACTAATCATCCTAATGATTGACTAACAATTACAAACTTACTAAGAATGTAAAAGGAGCAAATACAAAATTGATATATTATGAGTCTTATCTCAATTAGATTAGACTATGTTGAAATCCCGAATCAGGGGAATAAAATATGTAAAGATAAAATGATAAATATAAATGATTGAATTGTAATATAAAAATGACTAACCATTTTAATATGTAAAATAACTTTTTATTTATCCAGTattatttctaaatttaataGACTAAGTCAAATAATGAGTATGTCACTAGATTTTTTTTCACTTAATAGTTAGTTCTATAAATTTTGAGCTAACGATTAGGAATTAGCTTGGCTTACTCTGTTAGTTTTTTTCTGAATTAAaactaaataaaatttgaaaaatttagtaTTTAGTCCCTGCCACTAGCAACTCTTCCTCTCCATTAGCTTCTTCATGACACAAAGGACCAAATTCTTTTACTAAGATTTCTCGGTCATTGGATTTCAGGGTAGGAGATATTGGTGGCATTTGGGTTAATGAAAATTGAAAGAGATGCGTTTGAAAAGGAAAACAAAATAGATTATAGAAGAGAAAATTTTAGATAGATATCCTGAAACATAATTTAAAGGAATTTTGATTTGGGTGATTGGGTCTTTATCTGTGCTTCCCTAAGTGCCTCTTAGGTGTGTGTGTGTATGCTTCTTTGCCCTTAATCAAGAAACCATCTAGAAGCATCTTGTAACTCCCTAATCTTGTTTTGggctaaaaaaataaaagaaaaacaacgTAATTCCATATTTCAACGCTCTTGGGTAGTTCGTCATTCTTCAGTCTACATGATCACAAAAATAGTTTGGATTATATTTAACTTagtgaaatattaaaaattttgtatGTTCTGCAATATGATGATGAGATAGAAATGTAGAGATGAGAGATTGAGATAGGAAAGCAAAGAACATAGGAAAACAggggaaagagagaaaaatgtggggagagagagagagataatatGGGAAAGAGATAAATAATAGCTAGAGAGTGAGAGAGGGATAGAGATGAATAGCAAGGAGAgaaggagggagagagagagagataaacaATAGGGGGAGCAAGAGATTCAAATTTTTCGCTCTCTTTGGACGATTAACAACTAGATTGAATGGAAGGACTTTCAGTTTTGATAAAGTGAAATCTAAGGGACTAAATAGTTCCTAAATATAAGGATCAAATTATTATTAATGGTAAAACTCAAggactaaataataaattttccaaAAAATTTTagcttattaaaaaattttagacATGTACCCTCTGTCTGAAAACATGAGTCTAACCtcctataattaaaaaaaaaaaaaatccattttatTGTACGCAAGAGAGCAATATTTTGTGTCAATAATTAGCCGGACAAGCATATAGTTGAACCAACTGTCAATGGACTCTCCACATGGTTCATATTCTTTCTCGCCTCTATGCTTTTCAATCATGGATCTCTATGGCTCAAGTTCATGCCTTCTCTATACTCTTGTCATGGCAATCTCCATTTTCTTGTTCATGCTGTTTCTGCCCATTGCAAACTCACTGTCCTTCAACTTCACTACTTTTGATCCCAATATGGCAGATATATCCTTCCAGGGCGATGCTTTCACGTCCAATAATGTTCTTCAACTGACAAAGAATGAAAAAGTTGACGATAACGATAACTTCAGATATAGCGTTGGCCGGGCCTCATATAAGCATCCTGTGCGACTTTGGGATGCCAAGACAAGAAGGCTTACAGACTTCACCACCCACTTCTCCTTCATCATGAAAAGGATTCATGACAAATACCAATCTGGCGATGGGATGTCTTTTTTCATCGCACCAGTTGACTCTCAGATCCCAGACAATTCGAGTGGTGGTTTTCTTGCATTATTTAATAATGATACTGCCTTAAATGCCTCCAAAGAAAATCAAATCATTGCGGTTGAGTTTGATAGTTTTAAAAACGCATGGGATCCGGACGATAATCATGTAGGCATCCTTGTGAATTCAATTATATCTGTGACAAATGTAACATGGAACAGCAGCATTACGAACGGGTCACAGGCTAATGCATGGGTAAGTTATAACTCCACTACCAGAAATTTAAGTGTTTTTCTAACTTACGCCCAGAATCCTGTGTTTAGTGGTAATTCTAGCCTTTCATATATTGTTGATTTGAGAGATTTTTTGCCCGAATGGGTTAGAGTAGGTTTCTCTGCTTCAACAGGGATGTCGGTTGAATTACATTACATTATCTCTTGGGATTTTGATTCGAGCTTGGAAATTAATCAAAAAGCCAGACACAAAACACGATTGCTTGTTTGTATATCTGTGGGTTTGGGGATCTTCGCTTGTGCTGTAATAGGTGTGTTTTGGTTAGTGTTTTGGAGAAAAAGGCATGGTGGTAGAAACGAAGATGAGGCTGATGATGTTTCTATGGATGATGAATTTGAACAAGGAACAGGACCTAAGAGGTTCACTTTTGCTGAACTAAGTCGCGCAACAAGCGACTTTGCTGAGAGTGGAAAGCTAGGGGAAGGAGGATTCGGAGGCGTTTACAAGGGACTGTTGAGCGAATCCAACACACAAATAGCTGTTAAGAAGTTCTCAAGGGGATCGAAACAAGGTAAAAAGGAGTACGTATCAGAAGTGAAGATCATTACTCGATTGAGACACAGAAATTTGGTTCAACTTATTGGTTGGTGCCATGAAAGAGGTGAGTTCCTTCTTGTCTACGAGTTCCTGCCTAATGGAAGCCTCGACTCCCATCTTTTTGGAGGGGAAACTGTGTTAATTTGGAGTGTGAGGTACAAAATCGCTTTTGGGTTGGCTTCTGCCCTGTTATATCTCCATGAAGAGTGGGAACAATGTGTAGTACATAGAGATATCAAGTCCAGCAACGTCATGTTGGATTCAAATTTCAATGCCAAGCTTGGTGATTTTGGTCTGGCCAGACTTGTAGACCATGAGCTGGGTTCGCAGACAACAGTTTTGGCAGGTACGATGGGCTATTTAGCTTCAGAATGTGTCACCACAGGGAAAGCCAGTAAAGAATCGGATGTGTATGGTTTCGGGGTGGTAGCACTCGAAATCACAAGTGGAAGGAGGCCAGTCGATACAACGCAAGAACCAAATAAGGTAAGGCTTGTGAAATGGGTATGGGACCTGTATGGAAAAGGGCATCTTCTTGAAGCTGTAGACAAGAGGTTGACTACTGAATTTGATGAGCGGCAATTGGAATGCTTGATGATTGTAGGATTATGGTGCTGCCATCCTGATTTTGCACATCGGCCATCAATAAGGCAAGTGATAAGTGTCCTGAATTTTGAAGCTCCATTGCCTAGCCTTCCTGCAAAGTTGCCAGTGCCAATATACTATGCACCTCCTATGAATCTGCGCGAGTTCTCCTCCACATCTTCGGGCTTAACAACTTCTGAGAGCAGCTGCACTACGAATTCCTCCCTCTTGCCATCTAGGTCTACTAAACCTCATTTGAATGAAGAGGAGCCTAAT
It contains:
- the LOC131181571 gene encoding L-type lectin-domain containing receptor kinase IX.1-like, coding for MDLYGSSSCLLYTLVMAISIFLFMLFLPIANSLSFNFTTFDPNMADISFQGDAFTSNNVLQLTKNEKVDDNDNFRYSVGRASYKHPVRLWDAKTRRLTDFTTHFSFIMKRIHDKYQSGDGMSFFIAPVDSQIPDNSSGGFLALFNNDTALNASKENQIIAVEFDSFKNAWDPDDNHVGILVNSIISVTNVTWNSSITNGSQANAWVSYNSTTRNLSVFLTYAQNPVFSGNSSLSYIVDLRDFLPEWVRVGFSASTGMSVELHYIISWDFDSSLEINQKARHKTRLLVCISVGLGIFACAVIGVFWLVFWRKRHGGRNEDEADDVSMDDEFEQGTGPKRFTFAELSRATSDFAESGKLGEGGFGGVYKGLLSESNTQIAVKKFSRGSKQGKKEYVSEVKIITRLRHRNLVQLIGWCHERGEFLLVYEFLPNGSLDSHLFGGETVLIWSVRYKIAFGLASALLYLHEEWEQCVVHRDIKSSNVMLDSNFNAKLGDFGLARLVDHELGSQTTVLAGTMGYLASECVTTGKASKESDVYGFGVVALEITSGRRPVDTTQEPNKVRLVKWVWDLYGKGHLLEAVDKRLTTEFDERQLECLMIVGLWCCHPDFAHRPSIRQVISVLNFEAPLPSLPAKLPVPIYYAPPMNLREFSSTSSGLTTSESSCTTNSSLLPSRSTKPHLNEEEPNV